The genome window TGCATGATATGTCCTCGTAGCAGGTCTGTCAGACCTATAAAACGCGGCCACGTGTATGGGTCCCATCCGTCGTGCCATGAGACCACATTGCTGCCCCAGAACATGTCATGGGTGATTCAACCCACACGAAGCCCCAAGAACTTGCACGAGTGTTGTATTTGCCAATCTCAATATAAAAAACCAACACAAGATATGTTCGAGTCAACATCTTGGAAAATGTGGAGACGACAACATCAACATAAGTGCTTCATCTTACATGGATTCTTTCTCAATCAATCTGTAGGTTCAATGTTGATGAGCTTTGTTTCATCGGCTTATCGGTTTGAATTCCTCCATCCATGCATCAATCCCTATTAAGTATTTGCTTAAGAATAAGGGCTTTCAGGCCATGCTTTTGTCTGATCTCAGTAGTAAGTATTCTAGCTTTGGCCCAGTTCTATCTCTTCATTGCTGTGAGGAATAGTGCAGTTCGTTTGGTGGGAAAAGATTTATAAGAAAATGTGGTGAGGATGAAAGCCCACACTGTTGAgaaatcattgatcatacaaacaaCATTTAGGTGGGAAAAACTATATACTTATCTTCCCTCTAAGATCCACATTGTTATTAATTGATCCTCCTATAAGCTTAAGAACAGCTTTGGTGTTCCTTCTTTAAGTTCCCCCATGCTCACCATACATGTGTGAAGATACATTGGGAGTAGATAAGTACAGCATTCCACCAAGCTAACTCATTAAAATTAATGGCAGGCAGTTCTTTGTACAAGAAGGAAATGCACACATCTCGCATGCTGAAAGAGTGGCACTTCAAGCAATCATCTGAAATATTCTCTGTCAAGAATATCTCAACCTCTTTCATGGCAAAACAAGCAACAAGCAATTGGAAGTGGAAACAAGTCTCATGTCCAAAGAAACTCTCTCTTGAGCTGATCCTGAGCTAGATTGCTAGAGGAGGCATTGTTCATCAGCTGAGGCATCCCAGTGAGGTTATTGTCATAAGCCTCTACCTGCTGCTCAGCCATGGGGGGCTCCTGCTGCATCTGAGCACAAAGGATCTCAGTCTGGGCCACGGCGAGCTGCATCTGCAGCTGAGACACCTGGTTCTGCAGGTAAGAGATGGCCCCAACACATCCATAAACTGGATTCTTCGTCCTCGCTGTCGCCTCATAGACCAGGCTGCTCACGGCATCCGCTCGTTGATGAACCGGCAGCTCCTGCACTCATTCCAAAAGTAATCGAGCAAAATCATCAGATAATGCATGAAGAATCTACATGCAGTCATATGATCAGGACCTGCAGCATCTTGCTAACGTTGCTAGCGCCGAAGATCCTGTGAACGATCGAGAACTTGTGAGGGTCATCAGAGGGGAAGTAGGGGGCAAAGATGCAGTCCTTGGTGCAGCGTCTCCGTAGCAGCTTGCATGAGGCACAAGGTGAGTTCCCTTCCATTGTTCTCTTCTCAGGCCAATTGCACAAGGAGATCTGGAGGGAGATGAAAAGCTGCGGTATCTAATGCAAGTGAGTGTGCCTATTTATAGCAGTAAAATCCAAGCAATGAAGCTTTGTCACTGATTACTACAGTGATAGAGGAGACAGCCATATTTATTGGTAAAAACATAGGATTCATCATTAGGAATCTTAGTTTTAACTCAACCATTGAGTCAAGTTTCATCAACCAGGTTTAAAATTATGCTGCAGTGACTGTGCCTGTCCTTGAAACATGTGAGCATGTGATTTCCTTGCACACTTTACATGTTACACATGCCGTCAAAGATACACTAATATATACAGTAACCTAAAGAACGCAgaacaaagaagagaagaagaaaacagTACTGAGCTAGTTTGATGTAGCTTACTGCAAATTTCTCTTAAATTTGATTAGTTCAGATGCTGGAGGCACTAAAACATCATTTTGattagtcttcaagctctgttTGTTTGGTGTGTTGCTACTGACATGCTTTGCAAGAGGAACCTTGGGAAAAAGATAGAAGGACATGATAGAAGTTGCTGCgagac of Musa acuminata AAA Group cultivar baxijiao chromosome BXJ2-3, Cavendish_Baxijiao_AAA, whole genome shotgun sequence contains these proteins:
- the LOC103977804 gene encoding LOB domain-containing protein 12-like: MEGNSPCASCKLLRRRCTKDCIFAPYFPSDDPHKFSIVHRIFGASNVSKMLQELPVHQRADAVSSLVYEATARTKNPVYGCVGAISYLQNQVSQLQMQLAVAQTEILCAQMQQEPPMAEQQVEAYDNNLTGMPQLMNNASSSNLAQDQLKREFLWT